A section of the Anabaena cylindrica PCC 7122 genome encodes:
- a CDS encoding ImmA/IrrE family metallo-endopeptidase, with protein MSIIKAYRYIPDQEIEAKANNILQRMQENPKYIPKWPLDATRVAEFLGLDVVWDRIPPDSEGQIAARILPLEHLIEINEDVLELPKGFEESTVAHELGHWELHIDQKAAGKFEERIKQGIEIEMQPFLCRAVEGQLQKIEWQAQRFASYLLMPRYILEQMAEERDLTNWHHLYAMRDDLGVTISNLRNRLIQLNWINIYPGDKNIYLGKAAPGRNK; from the coding sequence TTGAGTATTATTAAGGCTTATCGCTATATTCCAGATCAAGAAATTGAGGCTAAAGCGAATAACATTCTTCAGAGAATGCAGGAAAATCCTAAATATATTCCTAAATGGCCTTTAGATGCTACTCGTGTGGCTGAATTTCTTGGTTTGGATGTTGTCTGGGATAGGATTCCACCTGATTCAGAAGGACAAATAGCAGCCAGGATTCTTCCACTAGAGCATTTGATTGAAATTAATGAAGATGTTTTAGAACTTCCTAAAGGTTTTGAAGAATCAACAGTAGCACATGAGTTAGGACACTGGGAACTGCACATTGACCAGAAAGCTGCTGGAAAGTTTGAAGAAAGAATTAAGCAAGGTATTGAAATTGAAATGCAGCCATTTTTATGCCGTGCTGTTGAGGGTCAATTACAAAAAATAGAGTGGCAAGCCCAACGGTTTGCTAGTTATTTATTAATGCCTCGCTACATCTTAGAACAAATGGCGGAGGAACGCGATTTAACTAATTGGCATCACCTTTATGCAATGCGAGATGATTTAGGTGTTACAATATCTAACCTGAGAAATCGTCTCATTCAACTAAATTGGATTAATATTTATCCAGGAGATAAAAATATTTATCTTGGTAAAGCTGCACCAGGTCGTAATAAATAA
- a CDS encoding helix-turn-helix domain-containing protein, which produces MSYSFGQLIRQARKDKGLSQRELAKLLDVDFTYLSKLENDRADYAPKEDVIRSLARNLDLNEEELIFLSGRVPQRNEDFIKQHYKTMPALFRRMQENPDFAKRVFREAIQPENEEK; this is translated from the coding sequence GTGAGTTACAGTTTTGGTCAGCTTATCCGTCAAGCCCGTAAAGATAAGGGATTAAGTCAGCGTGAGCTTGCTAAACTACTAGATGTAGATTTTACTTATCTATCTAAGTTAGAGAATGATCGTGCTGACTATGCTCCTAAAGAGGATGTAATTCGTTCTCTAGCTCGAAATCTAGATTTAAACGAAGAGGAGTTAATATTTTTGTCTGGTCGTGTTCCTCAACGCAATGAGGATTTTATTAAGCAGCACTACAAGACAATGCCTGCTCTTTTCCGTCGTATGCAAGAGAATCCTGATTTTGCTAAAAGAGTCTTTCGAGAAGCTATACAACCAGAAAATGAGGAGAAGTAA
- a CDS encoding PD-(D/E)XK nuclease family protein: MVWLPYVSYNIWLQFSAPVGQEHWHCDMKRGFARARKKEPLVKALFEQDTIPQHIGLLAQRGVYEFHQDVELLQQLNGFEKVADKLNLQNELPEVQHRVIQILKNYQENPILIDKNLEKLSSGDEGIPPQIPRKQGNYHFNLFAAIDCVFRESDGTIHILDFKTGTSNFDRRQAFVYLLAATYLYPGEKAVASFYNLETGVWSELITATDTQLKAIQYKLAEIAQSHQKELAIYKKNQSKFADIFPANPGIPCRSCQFSSICQFSPVEVCA; encoded by the coding sequence ATGGTGTGGCTACCGTATGTAAGTTATAACATTTGGTTACAGTTTTCTGCGCCAGTGGGACAAGAACATTGGCATTGTGACATGAAGCGGGGTTTTGCTAGAGCAAGAAAAAAAGAGCCTTTAGTAAAAGCACTCTTTGAGCAAGACACCATACCTCAACATATTGGATTATTAGCACAGCGAGGAGTTTATGAATTTCATCAAGACGTTGAATTGTTACAGCAATTAAATGGTTTTGAGAAAGTAGCAGATAAGCTAAACTTACAGAATGAATTACCTGAAGTTCAGCACAGAGTTATTCAAATTCTCAAAAATTACCAAGAAAATCCAATTCTTATTGATAAAAACTTGGAAAAACTCAGTAGTGGTGATGAAGGAATTCCACCACAAATCCCACGCAAACAAGGTAATTATCATTTCAACTTATTTGCTGCTATTGACTGTGTTTTTCGAGAATCAGATGGGACAATACACATCTTAGATTTCAAAACAGGGACTTCTAATTTTGATAGAAGACAAGCTTTTGTTTACTTATTAGCTGCTACTTATTTGTATCCTGGTGAAAAAGCAGTTGCCTCTTTCTATAACTTAGAAACAGGTGTTTGGTCTGAGTTAATTACCGCGACAGATACGCAATTGAAAGCAATTCAATATAAATTAGCTGAAATAGCCCAATCACATCAAAAAGAGTTAGCTATTTATAAGAAAAATCAATCTAAATTTGCTGATATATTTCCCGCAAATCCAGGCATTCCTTGCCGTAGTTGTCAATTTTCTTCTATTTGTCAATTTTCACCCGTAGAGGTTTGTGCATGA
- a CDS encoding Piwi domain-containing protein, whose amino-acid sequence MTVATVSKQIHDFCEVLPIKTSELQLMCFRLTPEVDKKDGNRLSYHFSRKLPGTVIIWQKPYFWVLAASNRQLPNKEEFQEALSNIQKEVEDFRECLFGFQSVRQPQITPLIISLLTVQILNKTKFEYPEVYSDNGVIVRREPDFWTETIELNENLTPAITLTVFSSIIFRDNLAEFYEKSSLRQKPEQLLIDLKVQEIERGNTATIVGIVGTIAEHREKLLEKATGSISKQALRDAPDEQPIVAVQFGKDSKQFHYPMAALRPCVTSETANQFDVDYGKILKTTKIPHEDRTNLLVIYKKTAEEALKAYGIKLERSTNSIEHKNLFWKIDKPLTETKLLFGNQFVGKRGEILTGFKKGGVYRRQADYEDKSKVIQIAALKLCDCKVNPFINLLKQRLKLYGFQSEVITKKDLQLNDLTKTEARAKVEKAVNELAEIPHDIVLGFLPKSDRNTDYTDEGSFYHQIYSLLLRRQIASQMIYEDTLVSPSNYQYILNQVVPGILAKLGNLPFILGEPLEIADYFVGLDISRISKKRQAGTRNACASIRLYGRQGEFVRYRLEDDLIDGETIPPKLLERLLPAAELENKTVLIYRDGSFVGREADYLVERAKAINAQFILVECKKSGVPRLYNLEKIEKEKKVIAPPQGLALRLSSREAVLVTTKVPDEVGLARPLRLTIHEQGHQVPIESVLETTLKLTLLHHGALKEPRLPMPLYGSDRMAYLRLQGIRPSLLEGDKQFWL is encoded by the coding sequence ATGACTGTTGCCACTGTATCTAAGCAAATTCATGATTTTTGTGAAGTTTTACCAATCAAAACTTCTGAACTACAATTAATGTGTTTTCGACTAACACCTGAAGTTGACAAAAAAGATGGCAACCGATTGAGTTACCATTTTAGCCGAAAACTACCAGGAACTGTGATTATATGGCAAAAGCCTTATTTCTGGGTTTTGGCAGCATCTAATAGACAATTACCAAATAAGGAAGAATTCCAAGAAGCACTAAGTAATATTCAAAAGGAAGTAGAAGATTTTCGGGAATGTTTATTTGGGTTTCAATCAGTACGTCAGCCACAAATCACGCCTTTGATTATATCTCTATTAACAGTTCAAATACTCAACAAAACTAAATTTGAATATCCAGAAGTATACTCTGATAATGGAGTTATAGTCAGAAGAGAGCCAGATTTTTGGACAGAAACTATTGAATTAAATGAAAATTTGACTCCAGCCATTACTTTAACTGTTTTCAGTAGTATAATATTTCGAGACAATCTGGCTGAGTTTTACGAAAAAAGTTCTCTACGACAAAAACCAGAACAACTTTTAATTGATTTGAAAGTTCAAGAAATTGAAAGAGGCAATACTGCAACAATTGTAGGTATTGTTGGAACTATAGCAGAACATAGAGAAAAACTATTGGAAAAAGCTACTGGTTCAATCAGTAAACAAGCATTACGAGATGCACCTGATGAACAACCTATTGTAGCGGTACAGTTTGGTAAAGATAGCAAGCAGTTTCACTATCCTATGGCAGCTTTACGTCCCTGCGTGACTTCTGAGACAGCAAATCAATTTGATGTTGATTATGGAAAGATACTCAAGACTACTAAAATTCCTCATGAAGACAGAACAAATCTTTTAGTTATCTATAAAAAAACAGCAGAGGAAGCTTTAAAGGCTTATGGAATTAAACTTGAACGTAGTACCAACAGTATTGAGCATAAGAATTTATTTTGGAAAATTGACAAACCTCTAACAGAAACTAAATTACTATTTGGTAATCAATTTGTAGGTAAAAGAGGTGAAATTTTAACTGGGTTTAAAAAAGGTGGTGTTTATCGCCGTCAGGCTGATTATGAAGATAAATCAAAGGTAATTCAGATTGCAGCACTAAAACTGTGTGATTGCAAAGTAAATCCTTTCATAAATCTACTTAAGCAACGTCTAAAACTTTATGGATTTCAAAGCGAAGTTATTACCAAAAAGGATTTACAATTAAATGATTTAACCAAAACTGAAGCAAGAGCAAAGGTTGAAAAAGCTGTAAATGAACTAGCAGAAATACCTCATGATATTGTTTTAGGTTTTTTACCTAAGAGCGATCGTAATACTGATTATACAGATGAGGGAAGTTTTTATCATCAAATATACTCTCTATTGCTTCGTCGTCAAATCGCCAGTCAGATGATTTATGAAGATACATTAGTTAGTCCATCTAACTACCAATATATTTTGAATCAGGTAGTTCCAGGTATTTTAGCCAAGTTAGGCAATTTACCTTTTATTTTGGGTGAACCTTTAGAGATTGCAGATTATTTTGTTGGATTGGATATTTCCAGAATTTCAAAAAAAAGGCAAGCTGGAACAAGAAATGCCTGTGCTAGTATCCGTCTGTATGGTAGACAAGGTGAATTTGTTCGCTATCGTTTAGAAGATGATCTGATTGATGGCGAGACAATACCACCAAAACTATTAGAGAGATTATTACCTGCTGCTGAATTGGAGAATAAAACGGTTTTAATTTACCGTGATGGTTCTTTTGTAGGTAGAGAAGCTGATTATTTAGTAGAGAGAGCTAAGGCAATAAACGCTCAATTTATATTAGTAGAGTGCAAAAAATCTGGTGTACCTCGACTATATAATTTGGAGAAAATAGAAAAGGAAAAAAAAGTTATAGCACCTCCACAAGGTTTAGCGCTTCGTCTGTCATCTCGTGAAGCAGTTTTGGTGACAACTAAAGTTCCTGATGAAGTCGGTTTAGCTCGTCCTCTACGTTTAACGATTCATGAACAAGGACACCAAGTTCCCATTGAAAGTGTTTTAGAAACTACCCTAAAACTAACGCTTTTACATCATGGAGCTTTGAAAGAACCTCGTTTACCTATGCCATTATATGGTTCTGATCGTATGGCCTATCTTCGTTTGCAAGGTATTCGCCCTAGTTTGCTAGAAGGTGATAAGCAGTTTTGGTTATAA
- a CDS encoding group II intron reverse transcriptase, translating into MSSYGFRPGRSPHDAIQSIYNLARPNKRKKWVVDADIQGCFDNIYHNFLLELITGFPARELIKQWLLAGYMETGYWHPTDAGTPQGSVVSPLLANIALHGMESALGVKYNKDGELRAARALVRYADDFVVFCETEEDAVNVVQILNNWMQVRGLTLSQEKTKISHLTAGFDFLGFNIRHYKDQTTKTGWKLLIKPSKKSVLNIRSKLRSEWLNCKGKSIDAVIKKLNPIIRGQANYFRTAVSSKIFNSLDHWLYEKQKMYAKRTHRNKSDSWRKAKYWGNLNLDRPFDRWVFGNKQTGAYLLKFSWFKIERHILVKGKSSPDDPKLRDYWIKRQAAKTKSELIKSRQKIAQRQQYVCPVCGESLLNDEELHLHHKKPKSQGGGDNYGNLQLVHLYCHQQIHSGTISSL; encoded by the coding sequence ATGTCAAGTTACGGTTTCCGACCAGGACGCAGCCCCCATGATGCTATTCAAAGTATCTATAACCTCGCTCGTCCAAATAAACGGAAGAAATGGGTGGTAGATGCAGATATTCAAGGGTGTTTTGACAACATTTATCATAATTTTCTGTTAGAGCTTATCACAGGTTTTCCAGCCCGTGAATTAATTAAACAATGGCTACTAGCAGGATATATGGAAACGGGTTATTGGCATCCAACAGATGCTGGTACACCGCAAGGTTCTGTTGTCAGTCCGTTGTTAGCAAATATAGCTCTGCACGGTATGGAATCTGCTCTGGGAGTTAAATATAACAAAGACGGAGAACTCCGTGCAGCAAGAGCTTTGGTGAGATACGCCGATGATTTTGTGGTGTTCTGTGAAACAGAAGAAGATGCAGTAAATGTTGTTCAAATTCTTAATAATTGGATGCAAGTCAGGGGGCTTACCCTCTCTCAGGAGAAAACCAAAATATCGCATCTCACAGCAGGGTTTGATTTCTTAGGTTTCAATATCAGGCACTACAAAGACCAAACTACTAAAACTGGATGGAAGCTGTTAATCAAACCTAGTAAAAAGTCTGTGCTAAATATTCGGAGTAAACTGCGTTCCGAATGGCTAAACTGTAAAGGTAAGTCAATAGATGCAGTGATAAAAAAGCTCAATCCCATTATTCGAGGACAAGCGAATTACTTCCGAACTGCGGTTTCCTCAAAAATTTTCAATTCTCTTGACCACTGGTTATATGAGAAGCAGAAAATGTACGCCAAACGCACTCATCGAAATAAATCTGATAGCTGGCGTAAGGCGAAATACTGGGGGAATTTAAATCTTGATAGACCATTTGACCGATGGGTTTTCGGTAATAAACAAACCGGAGCCTATCTGTTGAAATTTTCCTGGTTCAAGATTGAAAGGCACATTCTTGTTAAAGGCAAATCATCACCCGATGACCCCAAATTAAGAGACTACTGGATTAAACGGCAGGCAGCTAAAACTAAATCCGAATTAATCAAAAGTAGGCAGAAGATAGCCCAAAGGCAACAATATGTCTGTCCTGTATGCGGGGAATCTCTATTAAATGATGAGGAATTACATCTTCATCATAAAAAGCCAAAATCGCAGGGTGGTGGTGACAATTACGGCAACCTACAACTCGTACATCTGTACTGTCATCAGCAAATACATTCTGGAACAATAAGTAGTTTGTGA
- a CDS encoding reverse transcriptase N-terminal domain-containing protein has product MQATVNRTKGQTDWNCVNWRKANRIVRNLRQRIFRAKTEGNLKKVRSLQKLMLRSYSNRLVSVRKVTQYNRGRNTPGIDKVVVKTATARGQLVDKLTDYSPWKSSPARRIYIPKANGKKRPLGIPVIQDRTIQAMVKNALEPEWEAIFAHVKLRFPTRTQPP; this is encoded by the coding sequence ATGCAGGCAACTGTAAACCGAACCAAGGGACAGACCGATTGGAATTGTGTCAACTGGCGCAAAGCCAATCGAATTGTGCGGAATTTGAGACAGCGAATCTTTAGGGCAAAAACTGAGGGCAACCTGAAAAAGGTACGCTCTCTCCAGAAACTGATGTTGCGTAGCTATTCTAATCGCCTAGTCAGCGTTAGAAAAGTAACGCAGTATAACAGAGGTCGAAACACACCAGGAATAGATAAAGTAGTAGTCAAAACTGCTACAGCCAGGGGTCAGTTAGTAGATAAATTAACTGATTATTCTCCCTGGAAATCATCACCAGCACGACGAATTTACATCCCAAAAGCTAATGGGAAGAAACGTCCTTTAGGAATCCCAGTAATACAAGACCGTACCATCCAGGCAATGGTTAAAAATGCCTTAGAACCCGAATGGGAAGCAATTTTTGCTCATGTCAAGTTACGGTTTCCGACCAGGACGCAGCCCCCATGA
- a CDS encoding Tn3 family transposase, whose product MATRELLSPAQRLQFTEIPNSITIRDIARYYTFSNDELKVIKERRRPHNRLGFAVQLCYLRFPGRVWSLGEIVPESVLSYIASQLKIDPTIITEYSQRDTIRREHLVEIQNIFGFHSFNISTYKLLSKWLLPFAISSEQGMALVGALIDEMRFRKIIIPAISTVERLAWEVRHRAQKLVCLELTQNLTILQKTALDKLLILEPDKKLTDLIWLRQPPGIPNPRNFLKLVERLEFIRNLHLDSGCLKRVHQNRLLQFTKIGAKSTPAHLSRLDELRRYAILVAFLIEWSASLVDYAIGMHDKMMGKLFNKSEHQHGEKFQHDGKAINDKVRLYAQFGKALIAAREEENDAYQAIESVLDWEKFINSVVEAEKLARPADFDYLELLDNRYSQLRRYTPKLLETFEFKATTASLPVIEALAVIKELNISGRRNIPESTPTSFVKPRWLKHVMKGDTIDRHYYEMCALAELRSGLRSGDIWVVGSRQFQDFEDYLLTDSSWQLMRSAQTIPVAVTTDFTTYIEQRSLELKSQLGIVSDLMAEDKLVDVRIEDERLIITPLSNAVPTEVDELSRKVSSLLPRIKLTDLLVEVDSWTHFTKHFTHLYSGTEVEDKVVLLSALLADGINLGLTRMADATQGMSFERLAWVADWYIRDETYSQALAEVVNFQAQVPFAAYWGDGTTSSSDGQRFKAGGHRSFNEEINAKYGKDRSVIFYTHISDQYVPFHVKVINATVRDASYVLDGLLYHESDLQIQEHYTDTSGYTEQVFAMCHLLGFRFAPRMRDLPDKKLYTFESTSADEVLSPLLGGKINVKLIEDSWDEILRLASSIRTGTVTASLMLRKLASYPRQNRLALALRELGRIERTLFTLEWLQSPELRRRATAGLNKGEAKHTLKRAVFFNRLGEVRDRSYEDQFYRASGLNLVVAAIVVWNTVYIEKAVEHLKQQGMDIPEEHLQHLSPLGWEHINLTGDYVWNLKQAISFDKLRPLRVKENRYR is encoded by the coding sequence TTGGCAACTCGTGAACTTTTATCTCCGGCACAGCGATTACAATTTACGGAAATTCCCAATTCCATCACCATAAGAGACATAGCTCGCTATTATACTTTTAGCAACGATGAACTCAAAGTTATCAAAGAACGTCGTAGACCACACAATCGTCTGGGTTTTGCAGTGCAGTTGTGTTACCTCCGCTTTCCTGGTCGGGTTTGGAGTTTGGGAGAAATAGTTCCAGAATCTGTACTTTCTTATATTGCTTCCCAATTAAAAATTGACCCAACAATCATTACAGAATATTCCCAAAGAGATACAATACGGCGTGAACATTTAGTAGAAATTCAAAATATTTTTGGGTTTCATTCTTTTAATATATCTACATATAAACTCCTCTCAAAATGGTTATTACCATTTGCCATCTCCTCAGAGCAAGGGATGGCACTTGTGGGAGCATTAATTGATGAAATGCGCTTTCGTAAAATTATTATTCCAGCTATCTCTACTGTAGAACGTTTGGCTTGGGAAGTGAGACACCGCGCTCAAAAATTAGTGTGTCTAGAATTAACTCAAAATCTGACAATATTACAAAAAACAGCCCTGGATAAACTATTAATTTTAGAGCCTGATAAAAAGCTGACTGATTTAATTTGGCTGCGTCAACCACCAGGAATACCTAATCCTAGAAACTTTTTAAAACTAGTAGAACGCCTAGAATTTATTCGCAATCTTCACCTCGACTCTGGATGCTTGAAACGAGTACATCAAAATCGTCTGTTACAATTTACTAAAATTGGTGCGAAGTCTACACCTGCTCACCTATCTAGGTTAGATGAATTAAGGCGCTATGCTATTTTAGTTGCTTTTCTAATTGAATGGAGTGCATCATTAGTCGATTATGCCATAGGGATGCACGATAAAATGATGGGTAAATTGTTTAATAAAAGTGAGCATCAGCATGGCGAAAAGTTTCAACATGATGGGAAAGCGATTAATGACAAGGTGAGATTATATGCCCAATTCGGAAAGGCGTTAATTGCTGCTAGAGAGGAAGAAAATGATGCTTATCAAGCGATTGAGTCGGTCTTGGATTGGGAGAAGTTTATCAATAGTGTTGTTGAAGCTGAAAAGTTAGCTAGACCCGCAGATTTTGATTATCTTGAACTACTTGATAACCGTTATTCACAGTTGCGAAGATATACACCTAAGTTGTTGGAGACGTTTGAATTTAAAGCAACAACTGCTAGTTTACCAGTTATTGAAGCTTTAGCGGTGATTAAAGAATTAAATATATCTGGACGCAGAAATATACCGGAATCTACTCCTACTAGTTTTGTGAAACCTCGTTGGTTAAAACACGTAATGAAGGGCGATACTATTGACCGTCACTATTATGAGATGTGTGCCTTGGCTGAGTTACGTAGTGGTTTACGTTCTGGGGATATTTGGGTAGTAGGTTCTCGTCAGTTCCAAGATTTTGAGGATTATCTGTTAACTGATAGTTCATGGCAGTTAATGCGTTCTGCTCAAACAATACCTGTGGCAGTGACAACTGATTTCACTACCTATATTGAACAACGTTCACTGGAATTGAAGTCACAATTAGGGATTGTTTCTGATTTAATGGCAGAGGATAAATTGGTTGATGTCAGAATAGAAGATGAGCGGTTAATTATTACTCCTTTGAGCAATGCTGTTCCGACTGAGGTTGATGAATTAAGTCGAAAAGTCTCTAGTTTATTGCCGAGAATTAAGCTGACTGATTTGTTGGTGGAAGTTGATTCTTGGACGCATTTCACTAAACATTTTACACATTTATATTCAGGAACAGAAGTAGAAGATAAGGTGGTTTTGTTGAGTGCGTTGCTTGCTGATGGGATTAATCTGGGTTTAACGCGCATGGCAGATGCTACTCAAGGAATGTCTTTTGAGCGTTTAGCTTGGGTGGCTGATTGGTATATTCGAGATGAGACTTATTCTCAGGCTTTGGCAGAGGTGGTAAATTTCCAGGCACAAGTTCCTTTTGCTGCTTATTGGGGTGATGGGACTACTTCTTCGTCTGATGGTCAGCGTTTTAAAGCTGGTGGACACCGCAGTTTTAATGAAGAGATTAATGCTAAATATGGTAAGGATAGAAGCGTGATTTTTTACACGCATATTTCTGACCAATATGTGCCTTTTCATGTGAAGGTGATTAATGCAACGGTCAGGGATGCTAGTTATGTTTTAGATGGTTTGTTGTATCACGAGAGTGATTTGCAGATTCAGGAGCATTACACTGATACAAGCGGCTATACTGAGCAGGTGTTTGCGATGTGTCATCTGCTGGGGTTTAGATTTGCTCCACGAATGCGCGATTTACCTGATAAGAAGTTGTATACTTTTGAGTCTACTTCTGCTGATGAGGTTTTGTCACCTTTGTTAGGTGGCAAGATTAATGTGAAGTTGATTGAGGATTCTTGGGATGAGATTCTCCGGCTTGCTAGTTCAATTCGCACGGGGACGGTCACGGCTTCTTTAATGTTGCGGAAATTGGCTTCTTATCCTCGTCAGAATCGTTTGGCTTTAGCTTTGCGGGAGTTGGGGAGAATTGAGAGGACTTTGTTTACTTTGGAATGGTTGCAGAGTCCTGAGTTACGACGACGAGCGACTGCGGGGCTAAATAAGGGTGAGGCGAAACATACTCTGAAAAGGGCGGTGTTTTTTAATCGTCTGGGTGAGGTGCGCGATCGCTCTTATGAAGACCAATTTTATCGGGCTAGTGGGTTGAATTTGGTGGTGGCGGCGATTGTTGTATGGAATACGGTGTACATAGAAAAGGCTGTTGAGCATTTGAAACAACAGGGTATGGATATTCCTGAAGAGCATTTGCAACATTTATCACCTTTGGGTTGGGAACATATCAATCTTACAGGTGATTATGTCTGGAATTTGAAGCAGGCAATCAGCTTTGACAAGTTGCGCCCTTTGCGAGTTAAGGAAAATAGGTATCGCTGA
- a CDS encoding double zinc ribbon domain-containing protein: MVVAEQDPLPKGDEALADYVHRLRTQQNLTQKELSLKAQIHIQTIRKIEGGQTNRLNQKAKSGLASALGIPPDYLDAAAKKVPLETITTFKFCPQCWTPGTTPDQMWTDLRSKYCFACGTGLRSRCISCNEPIMSLKFKFCPYCGANYKLSSN, translated from the coding sequence ATGGTGGTAGCAGAACAAGATCCGCTTCCCAAAGGGGATGAAGCCCTAGCTGATTACGTCCACAGGTTACGAACCCAGCAGAACTTAACCCAAAAGGAGTTGAGCTTAAAAGCACAAATACACATCCAAACCATCCGGAAAATAGAAGGTGGACAAACGAATAGACTCAATCAAAAAGCTAAAAGCGGTTTAGCATCTGCGTTGGGGATACCACCAGATTACCTAGATGCAGCAGCGAAAAAAGTCCCCCTAGAGACAATAACTACATTCAAATTTTGTCCTCAATGTTGGACTCCAGGGACTACCCCTGACCAAATGTGGACTGATTTACGGTCGAAATATTGCTTTGCTTGTGGTACAGGTTTACGAAGTCGTTGCATTAGTTGTAACGAACCAATTATGTCACTGAAATTCAAATTTTGTCCTTACTGTGGTGCAAACTATAAACTTTCATCAAACTAA
- a CDS encoding tyrosine-type recombinase/integrase codes for MITLAALATAFLERPGLAENTLRSYQSTLMPLLQEYGRWSIEIINRQVLWEYLNHLTDVSYTTHHRHQAVITALFNFAVDLGYLKSNPVAGLTRRKPNREQGEHASEEAVRYLTSHQLGILYQVIKKDARMSALVRLLHSSGTRITEVLALNLEQIDFKSRKFQVVGKGNKQRWCFYSEVAQKSLNHYFKYYRHLTHPALFTAQQPKTLVVSRLSYRMAHKSWTSLIGNTTELQGVRLHDLRHTFATERVGLMGIEELRALMGHESIQTTLRYQKVTPQRGRTSSTSGV; via the coding sequence ATGATTACTTTAGCTGCTTTAGCCACTGCATTTTTAGAACGTCCGGGATTAGCTGAGAATACTCTGCGTTCATATCAGTCTACTTTAATGCCATTACTCCAGGAGTACGGCCGATGGTCAATAGAAATCATCAATAGACAAGTTTTGTGGGAATATCTCAATCATTTAACTGATGTTTCTTATACTACTCATCACCGTCATCAAGCTGTGATTACGGCTTTGTTCAATTTTGCTGTTGATTTGGGATATCTCAAATCTAATCCGGTTGCTGGACTGACAAGACGTAAGCCGAATCGAGAACAAGGAGAACACGCTTCAGAGGAAGCTGTGCGCTATCTTACGTCTCATCAATTAGGCATTCTGTATCAAGTCATTAAAAAAGATGCGCGGATGTCTGCGTTGGTGCGCTTGTTACATAGTAGTGGGACGAGAATTACTGAGGTATTGGCTCTAAATTTGGAGCAAATTGATTTCAAGTCCAGGAAATTTCAGGTGGTTGGTAAGGGTAATAAGCAACGGTGGTGTTTTTACAGTGAAGTGGCGCAAAAGAGTCTAAATCACTACTTTAAATACTACAGACATTTAACCCATCCAGCCTTGTTTACTGCTCAACAGCCCAAAACTTTGGTTGTTTCTCGTCTGTCGTACCGGATGGCGCATAAATCCTGGACTAGTTTGATTGGCAATACGACCGAACTTCAGGGGGTGAGACTGCATGACTTACGGCACACTTTTGCTACAGAACGGGTGGGGCTAATGGGGATTGAGGAACTTAGGGCATTGATGGGACATGAGAGCATTCAGACAACTTTACGGTATCAGAAAGTAACGCCACAACGGGGCAGAACAAGTAGCACATCAGGCGTTTAA